In Helianthus annuus cultivar XRQ/B chromosome 9, HanXRQr2.0-SUNRISE, whole genome shotgun sequence, the following are encoded in one genomic region:
- the LOC118481787 gene encoding protein FAR1-RELATED SEQUENCE 1-like: protein MTHYETTIEAQRHTHRKNDHESRYKRLQLKISYIVSEGQAVDIYTKSIFCDVQAELIGVADCINQRYEDQPDGFVKFYVSDFQQLYKHSMHGVIEILFLAFLRRLEQFGLLCRHIFYVLRLMDIREFPKQYILNRWRKEASPKCSPEFSISREYMTELDPDVQSMMRDIIYSTEYTLNRLSGNKEKLSLYKDHVQSYMKKVQDM from the exons ATGACGCATTATGAGACTACAATAGAAGCACAACGTCACACACATCGTAAAAATGATCACGAATCTCGATACAAAAGACTCCAGTTGAAGATTAGTTACATAGTGTCGGAAGGGCAAGCTGTTGATATATACACAAAAAGTATTTTTTGTGACGTTCAAGCTGAGCTTATTGGAGTTGCGGATTGCATAAATCAACGTTACGAAGATCAGcctgatgggtttgttaagttttatgtAAGTGACTTCCAACAGCTTT acaaACATTCTATGCATGGCGTTATAGAGATATTGTTTTTGGCGTTTCTCAG ACGTTTGGAACAGTTTGGTTTGCTATGTAGACATATATTCTATGTTTTGAGACTTATGGACATTAgggaatttccaaaacaatacattCTGAATAGATGGCGCAAAGAGGCCTCCCCAAAATGCTCTCCTGAATTCTCAATTAGTCGTGAATATATGACCGAGCTTGATCCTGATGTGCAAAGTATGATGCGAGATATTATTTATTCAACCGAATACACTTTGAACCGTTTATCTGGTAATAAAGAGAAGCTATCCTTATACAAGGACCATGTTCAATCTTATATGAAGAAGGTTCAAGATATGTAG
- the LOC110889808 gene encoding LEAF RUST 10 DISEASE-RESISTANCE LOCUS RECEPTOR-LIKE PROTEIN KINASE-like 1.4, translating into MPPPAIFSGTVLLPLLLFQFFNLTTSFTEPNFSPFSGCDGTFSCGNIHNLSYPFTGGNQPDHCGPPEFHLSCVNNSYPELTVNSVVYRVLEVNLTGTSLVLARSDLWNNTCPTKFLNSSLDPNIFDSDNGQNVDLTIFYGCSSSPVLVQQQNRFYCDVGGVDLTDSFFIIGEVPIDPIRKMIHCRNGVTVPLLKSVGAELNRSLLTLAEALTRGFEVVYSDPYGDRCDECGRLDGECGFDVGTRQFACICDSRICSTPGNSKKGSLILTIIVPTVGVILVGAAIGWGFLVCRRRRRRRSTKEVSTTQTESKSILTSGPSSRFYSDAQSDFNSSIPSYRSSKISKEFGKCSYFGAQVFTYEELEVATDNFSDSRELGDGGCGTVYHGKLLDGREVAVKRLYEHNYKRVEQFMNEVAILTRLDHENLVKLYGCTSKRSKELLLVYEYISNGTVADHLHGKLAKSNSGLLTWSVRLNIAIETAKALAYLHESDIIHRDVKTHNILLDKRFRVKVADFGLSRLFPNNATHVSTAPQGTPGYVDPQYYLCYQLTDKSDVFSFGVVLIELISSLQAVDISRDRLDINLAAMAINKIQSHRLDQLVDKNIGFETNGLVRRMITLVAELAFRCLQQESVMRPTMKEVVEILMGIQNDELNAQKPEVLDIGVDDGALFKDQNTEPPSPDYGVTNKLYGSCMPNSSDG; encoded by the exons ATGCCTCCTCCGGCGATCTTCTCCGGCACCGTCCTCCTCCCCCTCCTCCTCTTCCAATTCTTCAACCTAACGACGTCGTTTACCGAGCCTAACTTCTCCCCATTTTCCGGCTGCGATGGTACTTTCTCATGTGGCAATATCCACAACCTGAGCTACCCTTTCACCGGCGGTAACCAGCCGGACCACTGTGGCCCACCGGAGTTCCACCTCAGCTGTGTTAATAACAGTTACCCAGAGTTAACAGTTAATTCAGTTGTATACAGGGTTCTTGAAGTCAACTTGACCGGAACCAGCCTGGTTCTAGCCAGATCAGACTTATGGAACAATACATGTCCTACTAAGTTTCTGAATTCTTCTCTTGATCCAAACATTTTTGATTCGGATAATGGTCAGAATGTTGATCTTACAATATTCTATGGGTGTAGCTCATCACCCGTGTTGGTTCAACAGCAGAATCGGTTTTATTGTGATGTGGGTGGTGTGGATCTTACGGATTCGTTTTTTATAATCGGGGAGGTCCCGATTGATCCGATACGGAAGATGATACATTGTAGGAATGGTGTGACGGTTCCTTTGTTGAAAAGTGTTGGTGCTGAGCTTAACCGGAGCTTGTTAACTCTTGCGGAAGCCCTTACGAGGGGTTTTGAGGTGGTTTATAGTGATCCGTATGGCGATCGGTGTGATGAGTGTGGAAGATTGGATGGGGAGTGTGGGTTTGATGTTGGTACTAGGCAGTTCGCTTGTATTTGTGATAGTAGGATATGTAGCACCCCAG GGAATTCGAAGAAAGGGTCTCTGATTTTAACTATAA TTGTTCCGACCGTTGGAGTAATTCTTGTTGGTGCTGCGATCGGATGGGGATTTTTGGTTTGCAGACGAAGGAGGAGAAGGCGCTCAACAAAAGAAGTGTCTACCACCCAAACCGAGAGTAAATCTATTCTAACTAGTGGTCCGAGTAGTAGATTCTATAGTGATGCTCAATCGGATTTCAATTCCAGCATACCTTCATATCGTTCATCTAAAATAAGTAAAGAGTTTGGAAAATGTTCTTATTTTGGGGCTCAAGTTTTCACCTATGAAGAACTAGAAGTAGCTACCGATAACTTTAGTGATTCAAGAGAACTTGGTGATGGCGGTTGTGGAACTGTGTACCATG GCAAGCTTCTTGATGGTCGCGAAGTTGCTGTGAAGCGTTTATATGAACACAATTACAAACGGGTGGAGCAGTTCATGAACGAGGTTGCGATCCTGACCAGATTAGACCATGAAAACCTTGTGAAATTGTACGGTTGCACCTCAAAACGAAGCAAAGAATTACTCCTAGTTTATGAGTACATTTCCAATGGTACGGTTGCTGATCATCTTCATGGAAAGCTGGCTAAATCAAACTCGGGCTTGCTTACATGGTCTGTGCGTCTAAACATAGCTATAGAAACAGCCAAAGCGCTAGCCTATCTTCACGAGTCAGACATCATTCACCGAGACGTGAAAACCCACAACATTCTGTTAGATAAAAGATTTCGGGTCAAAGTTGCTGACTTTGGGCTGTCAAGATTGTTTCCAAACAACGCCACACATGTATCCACCGCCCCACAAGGAACACCTGGCTATGTTGATCCTCAATATTACCTATGTTATCAATTGACAGACAAGAGTGATGTTTTCAGCTTTGGAGTTGTTTTAATCGAACTCATTTCTTCATTACAAGCGGTTGACATCAGTAGAGATAGGCTCGATATAAACCTGGCTGCAATGGCCATCAACAAGATCCAAAGCCATAGGCTGGATCAGTTGGTTGATAAGAATATTGGGTTTGAGACAAATGGCTTGGTTAGGAGGATGATCACCTTGGTGGCTGAGCTGGCGTTCCGGTGTCTACAACAGGAGTCGGTTATGAGGCCGACAATGAAAGAAGTGGTGGAAATTTTAATGGGGATTCAGAATGATGAGTTGAATGCTCAGAAACCCGAGGTGCTTGACATAGGGGTGGATGATGGTGCATTGTTTAAGGATCAGAATACGGAACCACCGTCGCCTGATTATGGGGTCACAAACAAATTGTAcggcagttgtatgccaaattcatCCGATGGTTGA
- the LOC118482133 gene encoding LEAF RUST 10 DISEASE-RESISTANCE LOCUS RECEPTOR-LIKE PROTEIN KINASE-like 1.3 → MNFHHLIPKLLILIITQIRWTNSEGFYDTCSRSFSCGTISGIQYPFRRHQDPPECGYPGFELNCDQNNLPTINITNITYRVLGIDPATQILKLVRGDMINSCPQDLVNTTINHQLFDYTPSYMNISFLIGCPIPFDVEGMISSFFCTNIGINPVILVPGATGPGVCKTSVVIPSPVGFTGLVEVLQDGFEVKWKVDPGPCADCIRSGGLCVSDISRLATTCACPEPPLLADTCSNSKVNKTDVGLSPPSSTSSPTSTGGIKHCPVAA, encoded by the exons ATGAATTTCCATCACTTGATTCCCAAATTACTAATCTTGATCATAACTCAAATACGATGGACCAACTCCGAAGGCTTCTACGACACCTGCAGCCGTTCCTTCAGTTGTGGAACCATCTCCGGCATCCAATACCCTTTTCGGCGCCATCAGGACCCTCCAGAATGCGGGTACCCTGGCTTTGAACTAAACTGTGACCAAAATAATCTACCCACCATCAATATCACTAACATTACATACCGGGTTCTAGGCATCGATCCAGCCACCCAGATTCTAAAACTAGTTAGAGGAGATATGATCAACTCATGTCCACAAGATCTAGTGAACACCACGATCAATCACCAGCTCTTTGACTACACCCCAAGCTATATGAATATTAGTTTTCTAATCGGATGCCCGATCCCTTTCGATGTTGAGGGGATGATCAGCTCATTTTTTTGCACTAATATTGGAATTAATCCAGTTATTTTAGTTCCAGGGGCAACGGGCCCGGGTGTGTGTAAAACTAGTGTTGTGATCCCATCCCCGGTTGGGTTTACAGGGTTGGTTGAGGTTCTTCAGGACGGGTTTGAGGTCAAGTGGAAGGTTGATCCGGGGCCTTGTGCGGACTGTATCCGGTCAGGTGGTCTGTGTGTGTCTGATATTAGTAGACTTGCAACTACATGTGCCTGCCCTGAACCACCTCTTTTGGCTGACACTTGCTCCAATTCCAAAGTTAACAAAACTGATGTTGGTTTATCTCCACCATCGTCAACGTCGTCACCAACGTCAACAG GGGGCATCAAGCATTGTCCGGTAGCAGCGTAA
- the LOC110889806 gene encoding LEAF RUST 10 DISEASE-RESISTANCE LOCUS RECEPTOR-LIKE PROTEIN KINASE-like 1.4, producing the protein MNHRLDLTPSLFALTVVLATVIHFPVLRCQKTRPYDICRQSVKCGNIQLEYPFWGSDRPAYCGHPGFQLTCQSDVPELVYKSVNYRVLDTDSSTQTITIARNDLWTNDCPEYLHNTTYNSTLFNGDNFDQQNISLYYKCDTNIPGGISVPAGHRFSCNVNNTQSDSYFYLTNLISPNIANFFVLCDSYITVPVNQSSAARLATSGASRSDLSSALTAGFNLQWTANDDECEQCIQSDGQCGSNSTSPDLFACYCTSGNFSLTCNNVGESGGSSKTSSLSIVLPIVGAVIAGVGIGWAIFVCRQRRKKRTINEASAAQTESKAILTKFSSKRLTSDDSNFTSSIPSFPTPRTSETSREFGKSSYFGAQVFTYEELEIATDNFNNSREIGDGGFGTVYYGKLLDGREVAVKRLYENNFKRMEQFMNEVKILTGLDHDHLVKLYGCTSKRSRELLLVYEYIPNGTVADHLHGKLANSSSSLFSWSVRFNIAIQTADAIAYLHQSGIIHRDVKTTNILVDKSFQVKVADFGLSRLFQNVTHVSTAPQGTPGYVDPEYYQCYHLTDKSDVYSFGVVLVELISSLQAVDTSRHRLDINLANMAVTKIQNHKLDELVDKSIGFETNGQVRRTTALVAELAFRCLQQQKDMRPTMKEVLETLQGIQNDDLNTQKPEVVDIVVDDGGLLKGQHTEPASPESGITNKLVASSVPNSSSG; encoded by the exons ATGAACCACCGTCTAGACCTCACCCCTTCCCTATTCGCGCTAACAGTCGTTCTAGCCACCGTAATCCATTTCCCCGTCCTACGCTGCCAAAAAACTCGACCATACGATATTTGTCGCCAGTCAGTCAAATGTGGAAACATCCAACTCGAGTACCCATTTTGGGGGTCTGACCGTCCTGCTTACTGCGGCCACCCGGGTTTTCAACTAACCTGCCAATCTGATGTCCCCGAGCTCGTATACAAATCCGTAAACTATCGAGTCCTGGACACCGATAGCAGTACACAAACGATCACCATCGCTAGAAACGATCTTTGGACCAATGACTGCCCTGAATACCTCCACAACACCACCTACAACTCCACACTTTTCAACGGAGATAATTTTGATCAACAGAACATATCTCTCTACTACAAATGTGATACTAATATACCCGGTGGGATATCGGTACCAGCGGGCCATAGATTCAGTTGCAATGTTAATAACACCCAAAGTGACAGTTATTTCTATTTAACCAATTTGATCAGCCCCAACATTGCCAATTTCTTTGTCCTGTGCGACAGTTATATAACAGTCCCGGTGAATCAGTCTTCGGCTGCTAGATTAGCGACAAGTGGTGCTTCGAGGAGTGATCTGAGCTCGGCTTTGACGGCTGGTTTCAACCTACAGTGGACTGCGAATGATGATGAGTGTGAGCAGTGTATTCAGTCTGATGGTCAATGTGGGTCAAACTCGACGTCACCTGATTTGTTTGCCTGTTATTGTACCAGTGGGAATTTCTCGTTAACTTGTAACAATGTTGGCGAAAGTGGAG GGAGTTCAAAGACTAGTTCTCTGAGTATAG TACTTCCAATCGTTGGAGCGGTTATTGCTGGTGTTGGCATCGGATGGGCAATCTTTGTTTGCCGACAACGGAGAAAAAAGCGCACAATCAACGAAGCATCAGCCGCCCAAACAGAGAGCAAAGCCATTCTGACAAAGTTTTCAAGCAAACGACTAACCAGTGACGATTCTAATTTCACTTCCAGCATCCCTTCATTTCCTACACCAAGAACATCGGAAACATCTAGAGAGTTCGGAAAAAGCTCATATTTTGGAGCTCAGGTTTTCACCTATGAAGAATTAGAAATCGCTACTGATAACTTTAATAATTCTAGAGAAATTGGAGATGGCGGTTTTGGAACAGTGTACTATG GTAAGCTTCTTGATGGTCGAGAAGTTGCTGTCAAACGTTTATACGAAAACAATTTCAAACGCATGGAGCAATTCATGAACGAAGTTAAGATCTTGACAGGGTTAGATCATGATCACTTAGTGAAACTATACGGGTGCACCTCAAAACGAAGCAGAGAACTTCTTCTAGTTTATGAGTATATTCCCAATGGCACAGTCGCCGATCATCTTCATGGAAAACTAGCAAACTCAAGCTCGAGTTTGTTCTCATGGTCCGTGCGGTTCAACATTGCTATACAAACAGCTGACGCGATTGCCTATCTACATCAATCAGGCATCATTCACCGTGACGTGAAAACTACCAACATTTTGGTGGATAAAAGTTTCCAAGTCAAAGTTGCTGATTTCGGGTTGTCAAGGTTGTTCCAAAATGTTACACATGTGTCCACTGCGCCACAAGGGACGCCTGGTTATGTTGATCCCGAATACTACCAATGTTATCATTTGACAGACAAGAGTGACGTCTATAGCTTTGGGGTCGTCTTAGTTGAGCTCATTTCTTCATTACAAGCCGTTGACACCAGCAGGCACAGGCTCGATATAAACTTGGCTAATATGGCTGTAACCAAGATTCAAAACCATAAGTTGGATGAGTTGGTTGACAAGAGTATCGGGTTTGAGACAAATGGGCAGGTGAGGAGGACGACCGCGTTAGTGGCTGAGCTGGCTTTCCGGTGTCTGCAACAACAAAAGGATATGCGGCCGACGATGAAAGAAGTGTTGGAAACTTTACAAGGGATTCAGAATGATGATCTGAATACTCAGAAACCGGAGGTGGTTGATattgtggtggatgatggtggtctGTTGAAGGGTCAACACACAGAACCAGCATCACCGGAATCTGGAATTACTAACAAATTGGTTGCTAGCTCTGTACCAAATTCTTCTAGTGGTTGA
- the LOC110889805 gene encoding uncharacterized protein LOC110889805 → MYNSSCSCFILFVLLVQVTIPTCLCSDDLRYTSCDNEFACGSLTLIKYPFWGVNRSDYCGKQAYKLDCVNNIPVIEINSLNYRVNEFNYYSHTITVARMDYWGEICPSRLVNTTIDFEVFNYTSATRNLTLGYGCPLNPHPPEVTVLEYSCTINNTKTNLIYDPSMSCNRSIVVPAFRNVASDLDQNRTNLVDALRKGFALKWYVTNEESEQCKSCIISGGSCGVNPNNDSFVCYCYNGPSLGVVCDKRRGVNCGPLVLFIFIVFGGDTDHQITKSILYSIFFHGYQSQTSQTLIFFFVLSAFNMPGTDTSSVTNNQPSTDKQTLHPAYTVTNINNKIRTLDGKKVTYSSWVKLFKLHARAYKVLDHIDGTASPAETDPAFSVWSEIDALILQWIYSTVSNELLARVLDTDSTARATWLKIQEIFVNNKHARAITLETKFTNTTLSSCSSFDDYCQTLKDLAEQLADVDQPVNESRLVIQMVRGLPVEYDTIASIINEKKPTWITARGMIEDELDRHKARSNNHRDTVLVHANVPAQSDQVQSPYPNGYRGRNYDPAKAARGRGQSSRGGRQGGTARPPTPTSSQVPTSWRTQTPQFPTSFSQQQSAQYQQPNYSPQPNYNQTPQSFNQPSWTPPPTPYPSHPSTYPHQVSAQHPPPQQAHLAQQPNLQPPPGFDQQPGNALCPSDIGMALSHMSLNYYDPQWNMDTGASSHITSDPGPQGWTAPFLPQ, encoded by the exons ATGTACAATTCTTCTTGTTCATGCTTCATTCTTTTCGTTCTTTTGGTCCAAGTAACAATCCCAACTTGTTTATGCTCCGATGATTTACGTTACACAAGCTGTGACAATGAATTCGCGTGTGGGAGCCTTACACTCATCAAATACCCGTTTTGGGGCGTGAACCGTTCAGATTACTGCGGGAAGCAAGCTTACAAGCTAGATTGTGTCAACAATATCCCCGTGATTGAAATCAACTCACTAAACTATAGAGTCAATGAATTCAATTACTACTCACATACCATCACGGTCGCAAGAATGGATTATTGGGGTGAAATATGTCCATCAAGACTAGTAAACACAACTATTGATTTCGAGGTTTTTAACTACACATCTGCCACTCGAAACTTGACTCTAGGTTACGGATGCCCTCTTAACCCACATCCACCTGAAGTCACGGTTTTGGAGTACTCGTGTACCATAAACAATACAAAGACCAACTTGATCTATGATCCGAGTATGTCATGTAACCGATCCATTGTTGTTCCTGCTTTTAGAAACGTTGCAAGCGATCTTGACCAGAACCGGACAAACCTTGTTGATGCCCTAAGAAAAGGGTTTGCCTTGAAGTGGTACGTCACGAACGAAGAGAGTGAGCAATGTAAAAGCTGCATTATATCAGGCGGCTCGTGTGGAGTTAATCCTAATAACGATAGTTTCGTTTGCTATTGCTACAATGGCCCATCGCTAGGTGTTGTTTGTGATAAACGACGAG GAGTCAATTGTGGACCCTTGGTGCTATTTATATTCATTGTATTCGGTGGAGATACAGATCATCAAATAACAAAAAGCATTCTCTATTCCATATTCTTTCATGGTTATCAGAGCCAAACTTCCCaaaccctaatttttttttttgttctgtCGGCATTCAACATGCCTGGAACAGACACTTCCTCAGTCACAAACAACCAACCTTCAACAGACAAACAAACCTTACACCCAGCCTATACCGTCACCAACATCAACAACAAAATACGCACTCTTGATGGCAAGAAAGTCACCTATTCCTCATGGGTGAAACTCTTCAAACTTCACGCACGTGCCTACAAAGTTCTCGATCACATTGATGGCACTGCCTCACCCGCAGAAACTGACCCAGCATTTTCCGTATGGTCCGAGATTGATGCACTCATTTTGCAGTGGATCTACAGCACAGTATCCAACGAACTACTTGCACGAGTCCTTGATACTGATAGCACGGCTAGAGCCACCTGGTTAAAAATCCAAGAAATTTTCGTCAACAACAAACATGCCAGAGCCATCACCCTTGAAACCAAGTTCACCAACACCACACTTAGTTCTTGCTCTTCCTTTGATGACTATTGTCAAACACTAAAGGACCTGGCCGAACAGTTAGCTGATGTTGATCAGCCGGTAAATGAAAGTCGTCTCGTCATTCAAATGGTCCGCGGACTCCCAGTCGAATATGACACAATTGCATCCATAATAAACGAAAAAAAACCCACATGGATAACTGCTAGAGGCATGATTGAAGACGAACTAGACAGACACAAGGCAAGATCAAACAACCATCGGGACACGGTTCTGGTGCATGCTAATGTTCCTGCCCAATCTGACCAGGTGCAGTCACCCTATCCTAACGGATATCGAGGTCGGAACTATGACCCAGCAAAGGCTGCCAGGGGACGTGGCCAATCATCCCGTGGGGGGCGACAAGGGGGAACGGCTAGGCCTCCTACTCCTACCTCCAGTCAGGTACCAACCTCCTGGAGAACCCAAACACCACAATTTCCTACGAGCTTCTCCCAACAACAGTCAGCCCAATACCAGCAGCCCAACTACAGCCCACAACCCAACTATAACCAAACCCCTCAATCCTTTAATCAACCCTCCTGGACTCCACCGCCTACACCATATCCGTCTCACCCATCCACCTATCCACATCAGGTCTCGGCCCAACACCCTCCACCACAGCAGGCCCACTTAGCCCAGCAGCCTAACTTGCAACCTCCTCCCGGCTTCGACCAGCAACCGGGGAACGCTCTTTGCCCCAGCGACATTGGAATGGCACTCTCCCACATGAGCTTAAACTATTATGATCCTCAGTGGAACATGGATACCGGGGCCTCATCTCACATTACATCTGATCCAG GACCTCAAGGATGGACAGCTCCTTTCCTGCCACAATAG